One window of Bacillus sp. THAF10 genomic DNA carries:
- the nadB gene encoding L-aspartate oxidase, protein MSTQKPDVIVVGSGLSALLTANYSSEQMNVIIFTKSSKSDNNSFLAQGGVACAIEHTDSWQLHYEDTLMAGCYHNNEKAVEALTKLGPELLLEIIQQGMEFDKDKQGILSLGMEGAHSKRRILHAGGDQTGKILMEWLQSTLSDKVTIVEHETVIKILTEKGVCVGVQTMNNLGQRKEYRAKSVVLATGGAGALYPYTSNNASITGMALSLAYMAGAALADLEFMQFHPTMLSKDGKAVGLVSEAVRGEGAFLENSKGERFMDGIHPLKDLAPRDVVSRAIFYELENGEHVFLNIETLTNFEQRFPAITALCQKYGISLKNKRIPVVPGAHFYMGGIQTTINGETSLPQLFAVGEAACNGVHGANRLASNSLLETIVFSKTLADHLQSSQSSEKKWQHTPKVKGENNDIWHKRMVPLPNKSEIQHMMMQYAGIVRNEEGLLTLKRWLGTFTPYWEGVELICSKLPLEQIEIIHMLHLCYLITLAALEREESRGAHYRSDYPLAKESWKQQRIIHQVQEDRGERNGVEHHYARRDAASFL, encoded by the coding sequence GTGTCTACACAAAAGCCGGATGTCATTGTAGTCGGAAGTGGACTTTCCGCTTTATTGACCGCAAATTATTCTAGTGAGCAAATGAATGTGATTATTTTCACAAAGTCGAGTAAAAGCGATAATAATTCTTTTCTTGCACAAGGCGGGGTTGCTTGTGCAATCGAACATACTGATTCTTGGCAGCTTCACTATGAAGATACACTCATGGCTGGCTGCTACCATAATAACGAAAAAGCGGTGGAAGCTCTCACAAAGCTGGGGCCTGAGCTGCTACTAGAAATCATTCAACAAGGGATGGAATTTGATAAAGATAAACAAGGAATTTTATCCCTAGGGATGGAAGGGGCTCATTCTAAACGAAGAATTCTTCACGCTGGTGGGGACCAAACAGGAAAAATTCTCATGGAATGGCTGCAATCGACCTTATCAGACAAAGTCACGATTGTGGAACATGAAACCGTTATCAAGATTCTAACAGAAAAAGGGGTTTGTGTTGGCGTTCAAACGATGAATAACCTAGGGCAGAGAAAAGAGTATCGGGCAAAATCTGTGGTATTGGCTACAGGTGGAGCAGGTGCGTTGTATCCTTATACCTCCAACAATGCAAGCATCACAGGGATGGCTTTATCTCTAGCCTATATGGCGGGTGCGGCACTAGCAGATCTTGAATTTATGCAGTTTCATCCAACCATGCTCTCGAAAGATGGGAAGGCAGTCGGACTTGTTTCCGAGGCTGTCAGAGGAGAAGGAGCCTTTCTTGAAAATAGTAAAGGCGAACGGTTTATGGACGGAATTCATCCATTAAAGGATTTAGCTCCGAGAGATGTTGTATCTAGGGCTATTTTTTATGAGTTGGAAAATGGCGAGCATGTTTTCTTAAATATAGAGACTTTAACAAACTTTGAGCAACGTTTCCCGGCGATCACCGCACTTTGTCAGAAGTATGGTATTTCTTTGAAAAATAAACGGATACCGGTTGTTCCAGGTGCTCACTTTTATATGGGTGGGATTCAAACCACCATCAATGGCGAAACCTCCCTTCCACAACTATTTGCAGTAGGGGAGGCGGCGTGCAATGGGGTGCATGGGGCAAATCGACTTGCTAGTAATTCCCTACTAGAAACCATTGTCTTTTCCAAAACGTTAGCAGACCATTTGCAATCGAGCCAATCAAGCGAAAAGAAATGGCAACACACTCCAAAAGTAAAAGGTGAGAACAACGACATTTGGCATAAACGAATGGTTCCTCTTCCGAATAAGTCTGAAATCCAACATATGATGATGCAGTATGCAGGTATTGTTAGGAATGAAGAGGGCTTGCTGACACTTAAGCGCTGGCTTGGAACGTTTACACCTTATTGGGAAGGAGTAGAATTAATTTGCTCCAAACTTCCCTTAGAACAAATAGAAATCATCCATATGCTCCATTTGTGCTACCTCATTACCCTTGCAGCTTTAGAAAGAGAGGAAAGCAGAGGAGCACATTACAGATCAGATTATCCACTAGCAAAAGAAAGCTGGAAACAGCAAAGAATTATTCATCAAGTGCAGGAGGACAGAGGGGAGAGAAACGGTGTTGAACATCATTATGCTAGAAGAGATGCTGCGTCATTTTTATAA
- a CDS encoding IscS subfamily cysteine desulfurase, whose product MIYLDYAATTPMSKEALDVYQQVATTYYANSSSLHDSGSKSSQLLETCRSEFARMISGKKEGVYFTSGGSEANYLAIRSLLKGNNQKGKHIISTGVEHSSIHHLLEALKKDGYEISFLPLDQHGLISLTHLKKVIRKDTCLVSVHCINSETGIIQPLEAIGKILEQENILFHSDCVQAFGKIPIDVEKWKLTSLSVSSHKLYGPKGVGALYIAPEASWRPVYEGTTHEKGMRPGTVDIPGIAAFLTAAQQAEQTREERQQIYKALRSSFSKKLKELGLPIEIEGEQGKSLPQIIGLRIPGMEGQHVMLECNRKGIAISTGSACQVGTQSPSRTMLATGKTPNQAREFIRVSFGKDTTITDLEALVLAFKEILEDWMKRSG is encoded by the coding sequence ATGATTTATTTAGATTATGCTGCCACCACTCCTATGTCGAAAGAAGCACTTGACGTGTATCAGCAGGTAGCAACAACCTACTATGCTAACAGCAGCAGTTTGCATGATAGTGGCAGTAAATCCTCTCAACTTCTAGAAACGTGCCGTAGTGAATTTGCCAGAATGATTTCCGGTAAAAAAGAGGGGGTCTATTTTACAAGTGGAGGCAGCGAAGCAAACTATCTTGCCATCCGATCCCTATTAAAAGGAAATAATCAAAAAGGCAAGCATATCATCAGTACGGGAGTGGAACACTCGTCCATCCATCATTTACTTGAGGCATTAAAAAAAGATGGCTATGAAATTAGCTTTCTTCCGCTTGATCAACATGGACTAATCTCCCTCACTCACTTAAAAAAAGTCATTCGTAAGGATACTTGTCTTGTTTCCGTTCACTGTATAAATTCTGAAACGGGAATCATTCAGCCTCTTGAAGCAATTGGAAAGATCCTAGAACAGGAAAATATCCTCTTTCATAGCGATTGTGTGCAGGCTTTTGGTAAAATACCAATAGATGTGGAAAAATGGAAGCTAACAAGTCTCTCTGTTTCTTCTCACAAGCTTTATGGTCCTAAAGGGGTCGGGGCATTATACATCGCCCCAGAAGCTTCGTGGAGGCCGGTTTATGAAGGAACTACTCATGAAAAGGGCATGCGTCCTGGAACCGTTGATATTCCAGGAATTGCAGCATTCCTTACTGCTGCCCAACAGGCTGAACAAACAAGAGAGGAACGACAACAAATTTATAAAGCACTAAGGAGTTCTTTTTCTAAAAAGCTTAAAGAGCTAGGTTTGCCTATAGAAATAGAAGGAGAGCAAGGGAAGAGCTTGCCACAAATTATTGGGCTAAGAATTCCTGGTATGGAAGGACAGCATGTCATGTTAGAATGCAACCGAAAAGGCATCGCCATTTCTACAGGAAGTGCCTGTCAGGTAGGCACACAATCTCCTTCAAGAACGATGCTGGCAACTGGAAAAACACCAAACCAAGCAAGAGAATTTATTCGGGTCTCCTTTGGCAAAGATACAACCATAACGGATTTGGAAGCACTTGTCCTTGCGTTTAAGGAAATCCTGGAAGATTGGATGAAAAGGAGCGGCTAA
- a CDS encoding transcription repressor NadR translates to MNQDKKVLGEERRNLLLQWLQNEDKPLTGGELASRTNVSRQVIVQDISLLKAKNEPIMATSQGYVYMKPYGETIKKDRIIVSYHEPQQTEEELYILVDHGVTVKDVRIEHPVYGDLNASVMVSTRAEVDAFIRKIKQTNASYLSQLTDGTHLHTIEADSVEKLDAACAALKEAGMIVE, encoded by the coding sequence ATGAATCAAGATAAAAAAGTACTAGGAGAAGAACGGAGAAACCTGCTCCTGCAATGGCTACAAAATGAGGATAAACCCTTAACAGGCGGGGAACTTGCATCCCGGACAAATGTCAGTAGACAGGTGATTGTCCAGGACATTTCTCTGTTAAAAGCAAAAAACGAGCCAATCATGGCAACAAGCCAAGGCTATGTCTATATGAAGCCTTACGGGGAAACAATTAAGAAGGATAGAATCATTGTTTCCTACCATGAACCTCAACAAACGGAGGAAGAGCTGTACATACTAGTCGATCATGGAGTGACTGTGAAGGATGTACGCATTGAGCATCCTGTTTATGGGGATTTAAATGCTTCTGTGATGGTGAGCACCAGGGCGGAAGTAGATGCCTTCATTCGAAAAATTAAACAAACAAATGCCTCCTATCTTTCCCAGCTGACCGATGGAACACACCTTCATACAATTGAAGCAGATTCTGTTGAAAAGCTAGATGCTGCATGTGCAGCTTTAAAAGAGGCTGGCATGATTGTAGAATAG
- the pheA gene encoding prephenate dehydratase, producing the protein MTPSQIGFLGPVATFTDMAVSKFFPSSKKKAFATIPECMDAVMEGKVEAAVVPLENAIEGSVNVTLDYLIHDCPLPIIGELTIPISQHLLVHPDLLKKGGEIEVIYSHSHAIAQCHKYLHKTYPNAVYETTSSTAAAAKLIAEHRLSKKAACIANSLAAKEYKLAVLQENVHDYDNNHTKFIVLHKDETASIASETYKSAGEKTTMMVTLPTDHSGALHQVLSVFAWRKLNLSKIESRPMKTGLGNYFFIIDVNEKVDHPLLPPAMEELEALGCSVKVLGKYSSYIIK; encoded by the coding sequence ATGACACCATCACAGATTGGATTTTTAGGGCCAGTTGCTACATTTACAGATATGGCAGTATCGAAGTTTTTTCCTTCCAGCAAGAAAAAGGCTTTTGCCACCATTCCCGAGTGTATGGATGCGGTTATGGAGGGGAAGGTAGAGGCCGCCGTTGTGCCTCTTGAAAACGCAATTGAGGGATCTGTAAATGTCACATTAGATTATTTAATTCATGACTGCCCATTACCGATTATCGGAGAGCTTACCATCCCAATTAGTCAGCATCTTTTAGTGCATCCAGATTTACTGAAAAAGGGAGGAGAAATAGAGGTCATCTATTCTCATTCTCATGCGATAGCACAGTGCCATAAATATTTACATAAAACCTATCCAAATGCGGTGTATGAAACGACTTCTTCTACTGCTGCTGCGGCAAAGCTCATTGCCGAACACCGACTTTCTAAAAAGGCAGCGTGCATTGCGAATTCCCTTGCTGCAAAAGAGTACAAGCTTGCGGTATTACAGGAAAACGTTCATGATTACGATAACAATCATACAAAGTTTATTGTCTTGCATAAAGACGAAACAGCGAGTATCGCTAGTGAGACGTACAAGAGTGCTGGAGAGAAAACGACCATGATGGTGACACTTCCAACTGACCATTCTGGTGCACTACATCAAGTACTTTCCGTCTTTGCTTGGAGAAAGCTAAATCTCTCAAAAATCGAATCTCGTCCGATGAAAACGGGCCTTGGCAACTATTTCTTCATTATTGATGTGAACGAAAAAGTGGATCATCCGCTTCTGCCACCAGCAATGGAGGAGCTCGAGGCGTTAGGCTGTTCTGTCAAGGTTTTAGGAAAATATTCTAGCTATATCATAAAATAA
- a CDS encoding ACT domain-containing protein: MLEEKFFLVREDVLPEAMKKSLEVKEMIARGKADSIAEAVQRVDLSRSAFYKYRDTVFPFHTMVKEKIMTLFFHLEDQTGALSQLLATVASQGCNVLTIHQTIPLQGKANVTLSLDMSGLKGDIHTLLSMLKRLEFVDKVEILGTGA; this comes from the coding sequence ATGTTAGAGGAGAAGTTCTTTTTAGTGCGCGAAGATGTGCTACCTGAAGCGATGAAAAAGTCGTTAGAGGTAAAAGAAATGATTGCCCGTGGAAAAGCAGATTCCATTGCCGAAGCAGTCCAACGAGTGGATTTAAGTAGGAGTGCATTTTATAAGTATCGCGATACGGTCTTTCCGTTTCATACAATGGTAAAAGAAAAAATTATGACCCTCTTTTTCCACTTAGAGGACCAAACAGGTGCACTGTCTCAGCTGCTTGCAACTGTTGCCTCACAAGGCTGTAATGTGCTCACCATACACCAAACGATTCCACTTCAGGGGAAGGCGAATGTAACACTTTCCTTGGATATGTCGGGCTTAAAGGGAGATATTCACACTTTACTTTCCATGTTAAAGCGCTTAGAATTTGTAGATAAAGTAGAGATATTGGGAACAGGAGCTTAA
- the obgE gene encoding GTPase ObgE has protein sequence MFVDQVKIYVKGGDGGNGMVAFRREKYVPDGGPAGGDGGNGANVILQVDEGLRTLMDFRYKRHFKANRGEHGMSKNQHGRNSESMIVKVPPGTVVMDDDTKETLADLTEHGQQFVVAKGGRGGRGNTRFATPRNPAPEISENGEPGQERYVILELKVLADVGLVGFPSVGKSTLLSVVSAAKPKIAEYHFTTIVPNLGVVETEDGRSFVMADLPGLIEGAHEGIGLGHQFLRHIERTRVILHVVDMGGLEGRDPYDDFVTINQELKEYNLRLTERAQIVVANKMDMPDSEENLEKFKAQVGEDVKVFPISALTRSGLRDLLFAVADELEHAPEYPLYEEEAIEQRVVYKHEKEELDFRITRDPDGAYVLSGEKLEKLFVMTNFNHEESIRRFARQLRGMGVDEALRARGAKDGDIVRLQKYEFEFVE, from the coding sequence ATGTTTGTTGATCAGGTCAAAATATACGTAAAAGGTGGAGACGGCGGAAATGGAATGGTAGCATTCCGTCGTGAAAAGTATGTACCAGATGGCGGGCCAGCTGGTGGGGATGGCGGAAACGGAGCAAATGTTATTCTTCAAGTTGATGAAGGCCTTCGTACCCTTATGGACTTCCGCTATAAGCGTCACTTTAAAGCTAACCGTGGCGAGCATGGTATGTCCAAAAACCAACATGGTAGAAACTCGGAAAGCATGATTGTAAAAGTACCACCGGGAACGGTTGTCATGGATGATGATACAAAAGAAACTCTTGCTGATTTAACAGAGCATGGACAGCAATTCGTTGTTGCCAAAGGTGGACGTGGGGGACGTGGGAATACCCGTTTCGCTACACCAAGAAATCCTGCTCCAGAGATTTCCGAAAACGGAGAGCCTGGACAAGAGCGCTATGTTATTCTTGAGCTGAAGGTGCTAGCAGATGTTGGACTTGTTGGATTTCCAAGTGTAGGAAAATCCACGCTTCTATCTGTCGTTTCTGCAGCAAAACCAAAAATTGCAGAATATCATTTTACGACCATCGTTCCAAACCTTGGAGTGGTCGAAACAGAAGACGGCCGCAGCTTTGTTATGGCAGATCTACCTGGATTGATTGAAGGAGCACATGAAGGGATTGGACTTGGTCATCAATTCCTCCGTCATATTGAACGCACTAGGGTTATTTTACATGTGGTTGATATGGGAGGACTTGAGGGGCGTGATCCTTACGACGATTTTGTCACCATCAATCAAGAGTTAAAGGAGTATAATCTCCGCTTAACGGAGCGTGCCCAAATAGTTGTTGCTAACAAAATGGATATGCCGGATTCTGAAGAAAACCTGGAGAAGTTTAAAGCACAGGTTGGCGAAGATGTGAAAGTCTTCCCAATATCTGCACTCACAAGAAGCGGTCTTCGTGATCTTCTTTTTGCCGTAGCTGATGAACTGGAGCATGCACCGGAATATCCTTTATATGAAGAGGAAGCAATTGAACAACGCGTGGTATACAAGCATGAAAAAGAAGAACTGGACTTCAGAATTACAAGAGATCCAGACGGGGCTTATGTCCTTTCAGGTGAAAAGCTTGAAAAACTGTTTGTGATGACAAACTTTAACCATGAAGAGTCCATTAGACGCTTTGCCCGTCAGCTTCGTGGTATGGGTGTAGACGAAGCTTTACGTGCACGTGGTGCGAAGGATGGAGACATCGTACGTCTACAGAAATATGAATTTGAATTTGTTGAATAG
- a CDS encoding Spo0B C-terminal domain-containing protein, with amino-acid sequence MRKRETLEVLRHSRHDWLNRLQLIKANLSLGRFERVNNLIDEIVLEANHESSLTNLQAPAFAESLITYHWEPRLFSMEYEVIGHPVVLSKKDNILFEWITSFFSRLEQSVDKKNDNHVFLSLHMEEWEVRFFFDINGILEKTSYIKEWLENQPAGFTVNQAEVGKEESTIQVSLQLP; translated from the coding sequence ATGAGAAAAAGAGAAACGTTGGAAGTTCTTCGTCATTCCAGACATGATTGGCTTAATCGGCTGCAATTGATAAAGGCCAATCTGTCATTAGGGCGCTTTGAGCGAGTAAATAATTTGATCGATGAAATTGTACTAGAGGCAAATCATGAATCAAGTCTTACCAATTTACAGGCTCCGGCGTTTGCAGAATCGTTAATCACCTATCACTGGGAGCCACGCTTATTCTCTATGGAATATGAAGTAATCGGACATCCTGTTGTACTGTCTAAAAAGGACAATATCCTTTTTGAATGGATTACATCCTTTTTTTCTAGGCTTGAACAATCTGTAGATAAAAAAAATGACAACCATGTGTTTTTAAGTTTGCACATGGAAGAATGGGAAGTTCGTTTCTTTTTTGATATAAATGGAATACTAGAAAAGACAAGCTATATTAAAGAGTGGCTCGAAAATCAGCCAGCAGGCTTTACGGTTAATCAAGCCGAAGTTGGCAAAGAAGAAAGTACCATTCAAGTATCATTGCAGTTGCCATGA
- the rpmA gene encoding 50S ribosomal protein L27 — protein MLRLDLQFFASKKGVGSTKNGRDSIAKRLGAKRADGQMVTGGSILYRQRGTKIYPGANVGRGGDDTLFAKVDGIVRFERLGRDRKQVSVYPVAQEA, from the coding sequence ATGTTAAGATTAGATCTTCAGTTCTTTGCTTCCAAAAAGGGAGTAGGTAGTACTAAAAACGGACGTGACTCTATCGCGAAACGTCTTGGCGCTAAGCGTGCAGACGGCCAAATGGTTACTGGTGGTTCTATTTTATACCGTCAACGCGGTACGAAAATTTACCCAGGTGCAAACGTTGGACGTGGTGGAGACGACACATTGTTCGCGAAGGTTGACGGAATCGTTCGTTTCGAGCGTTTAGGCCGTGACCGCAAGCAAGTAAGCGTATATCCTGTTGCACAAGAAGCATAA
- a CDS encoding ribosomal-processing cysteine protease Prp: MIKVTIKRDDQQLIHSFTITGHANFAKKGADIVCAGVSAVSFGAVNAVISLCNVTPDIEQGADGFLRCSVPSDLDESTFEKVQLLLEGMVVSLQTIERDYGNYITISN, from the coding sequence ATGATTAAAGTAACAATTAAACGAGACGATCAGCAATTGATCCATTCGTTTACCATAACTGGACATGCAAACTTTGCGAAAAAAGGTGCCGACATTGTTTGTGCCGGTGTTTCCGCAGTTTCCTTTGGAGCTGTTAACGCCGTTATCTCACTTTGTAACGTAACTCCTGATATAGAGCAAGGAGCAGACGGGTTTCTCCGCTGTTCGGTTCCTTCCGATTTGGACGAATCAACATTTGAGAAAGTACAACTGCTACTGGAAGGTATGGTAGTGTCTTTACAGACGATAGAACGTGATTATGGAAATTATATAACCATTTCTAACTAG
- the rplU gene encoding 50S ribosomal protein L21, whose protein sequence is MYAIIETGGKQIKVEAGQTIYVEKLDGANGDVVTFDKVLFVGGNDVKVGSPLVAGATVTAKVEKQGRAKKLTVFKYKAKKNYRKKQGHRQPYTKLVVDAINL, encoded by the coding sequence ATGTACGCAATTATTGAAACAGGTGGTAAGCAAATCAAGGTTGAAGCAGGTCAAACGATCTATGTGGAAAAGCTTGATGGTGCGAACGGAGATGTAGTAACTTTTGACAAGGTTCTTTTCGTAGGTGGCAACGATGTTAAAGTTGGTAGCCCACTAGTAGCTGGAGCAACTGTAACAGCGAAAGTTGAAAAGCAAGGCCGTGCGAAGAAGCTTACAGTCTTCAAGTACAAAGCGAAGAAAAACTACCGCAAAAAGCAAGGTCATCGTCAACCTTACACAAAGCTTGTTGTTGATGCAATCAACCTGTAA